The genomic interval TGGTCTCAGGAAGGAGACAACCCTTGTTTCCGGCGGCTATAGCATTGAAAAGAGGTACACCTCCTCCTTGTTGAACCGCAAGAAACCCTAAGTCCCTGAAATTGAGACAACATACATAATCAGGAAAAATAATTATGCAGGTAGAAAAAAAAATTACCACGGTAGCTGTCGTCGGTGCCGGTGCCATGGGGTCGGCCTATGCCTCCATGTTCTCGGATGCCGGTTCGTTCTCACCATTTTTTCTTGCTGAGGGTCAACGATACCATAGACTGGAGAATAGAGAATTACAGGTCAATGGCAGGAACTATACGATTCAGGCCAGACAGCCGTGGGAGGTATCTCAGCCGGCGGATCTGATTCTCGTCGCCCTGAAGCACCATCATCTTGATGAAGCCCTTCCGGCCATCAAAGCTGTGACTGGTCCGGATACGATAATCCTCTCGGTGATGAACGGCCTTGAAAGCGAGGAGATAATCGGTAGGGCATGTGGTATGAGCAACGTCTTGCCTGCCATTGCCGTCGGTATCGATGCCCTGCGGGAGGGGGATCGTTTTTCCTACGCGCAACCCGGCAGGATCATCTTCGGGCAGAGAGACGGCAGCAGTACAGAGCGTCTCCGGGAGGCCTTGAGCCGGGCAGGGATTCCGCATGAGATACCCGCGGATATGGTGCGTACCATGTGGTGGAAGTTCATGATCAATGTGGGGATTAATCAGGCCTCGGCGGTGTTGCGGGCTCCCTATGGCGTTTTTCAGGAATCGCCCGATGCCCGATCATTACTGCTGCTGTTGATGCAGGAAGTTATAGAACTTGCCGGAAAGATTTCCGTTGATCTGACCAGCGAGGATCTGGATAAATGGTTTTCCGTCCTGGATACCCTGGCACCTCAAGGAAAAACCTCAATGCTTCAGGATATTGAGGCAGGCAGGAAAACAGAAGTGGAGATATTTGCCGGCAAAGTTGTCGCCATGGGCGAGAAACATGGTGTTGCCACCCCTGTTAATCAAACAATATTGAATATCATCAGAGTAATCGAAAAGCAGGCAGGAGTGCCGCAAAAGTACAAATGATTTTATAAACGGCAAGCCTGCGTAATCCATATATTATACCCGGGGAAATCGTCATCATCCGAAACCCTGCAGCGGTATAAGCGGATTACCGCTTGAGTATCCTGTTCACCATCGGTTGCAAGATCCACGGGGCCAGGAAGATGGGAAACTGAGCCAGGGCAAAGTAGAGCCAGGTCATTTCCGGCAGGGCTCCTCCAGTAGCGGCGAGCATCAAGCCCATGTTGCGTTGCGATGCGGTAAATCCTATGGCCAGAGCGCGTTCCCGGCCTGCCGGCAGGAATACAAGA from Desulfopila inferna carries:
- a CDS encoding ketopantoate reductase family protein — translated: MQVEKKITTVAVVGAGAMGSAYASMFSDAGSFSPFFLAEGQRYHRLENRELQVNGRNYTIQARQPWEVSQPADLILVALKHHHLDEALPAIKAVTGPDTIILSVMNGLESEEIIGRACGMSNVLPAIAVGIDALREGDRFSYAQPGRIIFGQRDGSSTERLREALSRAGIPHEIPADMVRTMWWKFMINVGINQASAVLRAPYGVFQESPDARSLLLLLMQEVIELAGKISVDLTSEDLDKWFSVLDTLAPQGKTSMLQDIEAGRKTEVEIFAGKVVAMGEKHGVATPVNQTILNIIRVIEKQAGVPQKYK